taagagggatgcaacgtgagctaattgtcgcgtctcagtgctcaagagttcccaaccaaacccaaagtgagagtttgttgttaagagtccggagcggaaagtgcggaagtgtccaaaatgggttttggagtgttcctaatttgatcctatgtgttttaggtcatgaattcagttgggatgtgtagccctctgaataagctttccatagagtccaaaatcgtcgaaatcggactccggaatcaaaagttatcgccgtttttcggaggtcagctgtgctgtggccggagactccggtgtaggccggatactccggtacctggaaaggccggagactccggtgaagtccggatactccggtacctggagtggccagagactccgggaagtctccggggctgttttctgggttaagtgccgaccggagactccggtgtaggccggatactccggtaaaagtccagaaaagagcataacggctagttctgacacattctgtgaccgttctgatgccgtatttggatttagggccggatactccggtgttcaccggatactccggtcagttctgacaaaaaacagtaacggctagttgtttggagtgggctatttataccccactcaccccatcctttggggctgctgcaagggcacggaaagaacatcctctagagccaaaagaacatctcccactccattctagtgtgtgatttgagaagaaaagtgagttgggttgagagattggaagattgagtgcatgagagctaaaatccaatcttgagcacttgagttcttgacaagaagttctcgaagcgtttgttactcttggaggtgaagcctcctagccggctaggtgtcgccggtgagctcccgtgcttgtggtgagccgcgggaaagtttgtgaagggctcgatttcgcctccgcaaggaaagaaatcaagagtggatcgaggaaagcggttgaaagagacccggctcgttggagcttcctcaacggagacgtaggattcacggtggtgaatccgaacttcgggaaacaaatctttgtgtctcctctattgtttccttacttttatgttcttgctcaaatctttgtgcatattgctcgatctacttgtttgtgtatatttgagtgtaggttcttcgtggatctacttggaatcatctccgggaacacacgacatcacttggtttgagctaaaactctctacacatccatttcattcagtttcgggctctgttctgtacagaacccggagaatccggcctttaccggagtttccggacctgtacacgccggagtatccggactacaccggagtctccggtgaacagtaatttcaggcatatgaacagtattttcagcctttttcaatttaagttttattgcatatctcttgctagaattgagtaatttttgtcaccttaggattgtaatttccacacttatttagggtgattgtgcactagttgagcctagcatatttaggtttttctcttgtgaaaaactcgttagtttatattccgctgcaagtttaggccaatggtagaaagggttgaatttttgtaaaaacgcctattcaccccccctctaggcgacatcattgtcctttcatcggggactactgttcatagccccgagcgccctctcccggatatgtctcttttcggtcctcggggaactcgggtacttggggaccactgttcatggccccgagcgtcctttttcggaactgtgtcttctcgggtccttggggaactcgggtactcggggaccactattcatggccccgagcgccctctcccgaaactgccttctcgggtcctcggggaacttgggtactcggggaccactgttcatggccccgagcgccctctcccgtaACTGTCTTCTCGAGTCCTCGgagaactcgagtactcgaggaccactgttcatggccccgagcacccctccccgAGACGCCACGTGGTATtctgctgtcctagcctcgggactcggggacccttagttcccatgtcaccgacagtgggGCTGGGATCGGTGAGGGGACTTAGAGCTAGGGGTGGACGCCAATGTATGGTAAAGTGAGGGGACGGAGAGGTCGGGCACCTGGACGAGGATGGGCTTCCCTTGGCGGTTCTTGGCCTCGGAGGACGACCTCAAAGCCAGAGAGCGAGAAGGACAGCTCGAGCGGGAGGCAACGGAGGTAGAGTGCCATGAGAAGGGTTAGGAAAGCCAGTGCGACGAGAGGAGGTCGGGGTTCGAGGAGAAGAGCGTGTCATAGAGCCAGTGGCAGACCGGTTTGTCAGCGCCTCCCCCCAAGCGGAGCGTGTCGTAGAGCCAGTGGCAGACCAGTTTGTCGGTTGGAGTAGGCGAGGGCCGCAACATCATGTGAGGCGGTGAGGAAGGATGGAGGAGAACGTGAGGTTGCGAGAGGGCGCCTGTGAGATCGACTCCCACCAGGACAGGGTGGGGTcggaggccgaggccgaggcccgGTGCGGAGAGGAGTGCGCCTACCgcgacaacgacgacgacgaagagGAGTCCGCCGAGGCGGGCTATGGTTGGATCTGGATAGGGGGCTTCAATTTATAGATGGATCTAGGCAGCGATGGGGCTCGGAGTGGTGGCGGAGCTTCGGCAAGCTCCTTGCCGGGGGCACGAGAGGAGTGGGGGTGTTGATGGCGGCAGAGCAGATTTGGAGGCATCGGCGTCAACAAGCTCGAATGGGGGGCAACGAAGTGGACTACAATGCACAAGTGGGCACCATATGTTAGAATGAGGGGGATGGCATGCACATCATCATCACCAACTGaggttttttaagtagtagagaaatAATGTGAGGATCTATGTGTTCGAAGACGGCAGCCCTAACATGCTTGATCCATGTGCGGAAAACCGCACGGCATCCCCGCGCCTATGTCTCTCCTCTCTGAAAGCAAATTCTACAAGACTTTATCCAGAAAGATCTTCGTGAAACTTTACTAATACCATCTATCTCGTGATCTAATAGCTAGATtaaagaagagaggaaaaaataatcatatagagaattttatataaaataaagtCCTAGAATTTGCATCCCTTTCTCCTCGCCTCTCCCGCTCGGCCGCTCCCCCTATCTTCTCTCTCACTGATGCAACGGCAGTACGGCACTGATAAGAGGAGGTAGGAGCGTGGAGGTTTGTTACTACTTGTTACCGTGTGAACCCCTACATACCCGCTCCTCCACGTCCACGACCCCCGAACCGCCCGTCCCCTACTCCCCTGCAACCGCAGCTGGAGCTCCCCCCACTACTAAAGTCCAACACCGGAAGCTGCCCCCCTCGTGGACTCGAGCCAGGTCTGCTGCAGCCTGCGCGCCGACGCCGGTCGGGATGCTCACGTTCACGGAGCTGGCGCCGACACCGGcgacgggcggcggcgaggggtgTGTCGACGCGCAGCTGTGGCTGGCGTGCGCGGGGTCCATGTGCACCGTGCCGCCCGTGGGCGCCGTGGTCTACTACTTCCCGCAGGGCCACGCCGAGCAGGCCAACGCGGCCGTGGACCTGTCCGCGGCGCGCGTCCCGGCGTTCGTGCCATGCCGCGTCGTCGCCGTGCGGTTCATGGCCGACCCGCAGAGCGACGAGGTCTTCGCCAAGATACGCCTCGTCCCGCTCCGCCCCGGGGAGGCGCCGGTGGACGTGGGCGAGGCCGCGAGCGAGGGGATGAGGGGCGGCGCCGGGGACGAGCAGCCGAAGCCGGCGTCGTTCTCCAAGACGCTGACGCAGTCCGACGCGAACAACGGCGGCGGGTTCTCGGTGCCGCGGTTCTGCGCGGAGACCATCTTCCCGGAGCTGGACTACAGGGCCGAGCCGCCCGTGCAGTACGTCTACGCCAAGGACGTGCACGGCGTGGAGTGGAAATTCCGGCACATCTACCGGGGCACCCCGCGCCGGCACCTGCTCACCACGGGGTGGAGCAACTTCGTCAACCAAAAGAAGCTCCTGGCCGGCGACTCCATCGTGTTCCTGCGCGGCGAGGGCGGCAAGGTCCACGTCGGCCTCCGGCGCGCCAAGCGCGGGTTCTGCGTCGGCGGGGGCGACGAgggctcctcctccttgtccgGGTGGGACCACTACAGGGGCATGGTGCGGGGCAATGCGAGCCCCTCGGGCGGGGGCGCGCATTCGAACGGCAAGGTGCCGGCGGAGGACGTGGTCTCCGCGGCGAGCCTGGCCGCCGCCGGACAGCCGTTCGAGGTGGTGCACTACCCGCGGGCGAGTTCACCCGAGTTCTGCGTGCGTGCGGCCGTGGTCACGGCGGCCATGCATGTGCAGTGGTGCCCGGGCATACGGTTCAAGATGGCGTTCGAGACCGAGGACTCGTCGCGGATCAGCTGGTTCATGGGCACCATCGCCGGCGTCCAGGCCGCCGACCCCGTCCGGTGGCCGCAGTCGCCCTGGCGACTCCTTCAGGTACATACACCCACGCGTACACCACCATCACTCTGTGAGCGAGATATTCTTGAACCTTTGGTAAATTGATGGTTCTTGAATCGCCTGCTCTTCACAGGTGACCTGGGACGAGCCGGAGCTCCTGCAGAACGTGAAGCGCGTGTGCCCGTGGCTGGTCGAGATGGTGTCGGGCATGCCCAACCTCCACCTACCGTCCTTCTCGCCGCCGCGCAAGAAGCCGCGGATCCCGCTGTACACGGAGTTACCCTTCGAGGGCCAGCTCTTCGACCCGGCCTTCCCGCCCAACCCGCCGCCACTGGCGCCCCACCCCTACCCACACCACGACCAGAACCACGGCTTCGTCCCCTTCTTCCCCTTCCCGGACAGCAGAGCTGCTGCAGGCATACAGGGAGCCAGGCATGCGCTATTCGCTCCATCCTTTTCGGATCTCCACATTAACAACCTGCAGCAAAGCCTGCTGTTCTCCGGCATCCGCCTTCCTGACCACCACGCCCCTCGCCCTCCGAGGATCAGCACCGGCCTGACAATTGGCAGCCCGCCCGCTTTCCAAGACGCGCCGTGCTCCCTATCGACTGGCGCCAAGAAGCCCGACGGCGTCAAGGCGCCGGGGCTAGTGCTCTTCGGACGGGCGATACTGACGGAGGAGCAGATCAAAGCTAACGCTTCCGGTGGCCCGACCTCGACGGGAACCACCGGGAACGGCTCGTCCAAGTCCGACTGCGACGCCGAGAAATTACCCAGTACATCTGAAGGCTCCGGCTCCGGTGTCATCCAGGGCAGTCCTACCAAAAACAACTTGTCTTCTTGGAGATTGCAGTGGTTTGGAGACAATGGCAGCCAGTCATCATCTGAGTTTGGGCTGGAGCCTGGCCAGAGCAAGGTGTTCGTCGAGTCGGATGCCGTCGGCCGAAACCTTGATCTCTCGGCGCTGGGCTCGTTCGAGGAGCTGTACACCCGCCTGTCCGACATGTTTTGCATTGACAACGCAGAGTTGAGGAGCCATGTGCTCTACCGCACCGCCGTAGGCGAGGTCAAGCACGTCGGCGATGAGCCTTTCAGGTGAGCACATTAACAACTTCTCTTGAGTTCTTTTTACACCTTAAACGGATCATAtcatcactccttctgatgctTCAACTGAAAAAGATGAGTTTTTCCCTCTCATTTGCAGTGCGTTTGTGAAATCAGCGCGGAGGATCACAATACTGACAGATGCCGGCAGTGACAATATAGGGAGCTGAGAATGAAATGATGAGCAGAATAACTTAGTGGCTAGGGCACTACTCCTACGCAGCAATAAGCCAAACCACATGCATGTACAGCAGAACGAGCTGTGGTTTCTTCTTCGATCAGGCCTAGAGAGTTTCTGTCAGGAAATTAAACTGATGCAGCCTTCAGTGCTTCAGTTAGGTTGTTTTCCCACCCTTTTTATTTAGTTCAGTTACGTTGTTTTAATCATTCAAACAAAATGTAATCTTGATCATCAAACGCGCATCTTAATTTTGATTCCGTTTTGGATCTCAAACCTTGTGCTGGTTCAGAAAACCGGGTGCTCCTGGTCTCTGACATAAATGCCACTGCTTGCTGTTGGAATATTTACTAGTCACTCACTGCAACTTCTGAAGATTCCAGGCTCCAGGCATTTCATTTGTTCCCTTGTTTGTCTGGGCAGGCAAATAGTGTGCACTGTCCTTTGGTCGCGGAGGGAATAATTGTGCCGCTTGCCCATTTCGCCCAAAATATTGTAGCATGAAATGGACTTCTCATCTAACACAACAGGAAGAACAGTGTCCGCAGTAGTGCCCCTTCCATTATTGTTCCATTTCATCATTGTTTTTCTTCTGAAGTTCTTGGAGTTTACACTGGCGACTAATCGGTGAGTAATGTCAAGGCACTACTGAACAAGCAGATAACTATTGGGGGAAAACCCTGCAATCGTATTTGGAATTCAAGCGGTGTCTACCTTTGGTGATTTTTATTTCGCGCTTGTAATTCAGAAAATACTTCGCATACAACTCATTTACGATTAATCACCGAGATGTTGTCAAGGACGATGCAAAAGATTGCACCACGCGCTCGAGACTGGACCACTTACTACCAGGAGACAAAGATGGCTCCATCACTTGCTCGGTCCCCGGGTTGCTTGTTTGGTAGGTGTTCTTGACCGCATCTTTGTCGCGACGGCAacaggaggaaggaggagacaAGGCAAGGTGAGGGTTAGGAGCCAAGCAACAACATGCGAAGGCTACCAATCGACAGGGCCGTTGTGCCGTCACCGTTGCTTGACGGAATGCCGCACCGCGAAACGATTGGGGCGTGTGGTCAGAAGGGCGTTTTGCAGGGGAAGTCTGTCGTCCTGCGTTTCACACGTGACGCCGACGGGTCTCTGGTCAGGGAGCTGCTGGATTGGATCAGTAGAATGGATGTGGTCGTTTACCTAAACAGACAATTTGGCTGTGACAAGAAGTGGAGCATCATGGCAGGTCAAGTTTATGACTTTGGATGCAAAGTCACCATGCTTTGTGGCGCAAGTGTCGTGTCCGGTAGGGAAGCCACGGTATGGCTGGAGGGAGCCTGACACCTGTCATCTAGCTAATCAAGTGCTAATCAATATGTGCTAACTGTATTTCAGTCTAATtcttactccctccgtttcgtaATATTTATCTATAACCTCAGAAGCATCTATCTCAAATTATTTGTCTATTACAGTAACCAATGATGCTTTATGGTTCATTTTCCTGCTATACCTTTGAGTGCATGCATTTACTCTAACGCTGgtgagttacttgctctcattcttgtattgattaggggtagcatggttatctctatgtatttttttatttgatttcagTGTTCCTTGGTTTGTACGTAATGATGAGTATGGATAAACATTGCGAAACAGAGAGAGTAGTCTAATTGGTCCCTCCCATATCTAATTTCTGGCTTCGCCGCTTGTTGGGTCTGATGATTAATCCTGACTTCATTGCTTGACTTGTCGGGATTGCAAAACTAATCTGTCCAAGTGAATTGTATCATGCTTTTCTGATCGACCGAATGGAATGGTTGATTCGAATACGACCAGCGTTTGGTGTACGCATAGACAGCCCTGGATCAAAGGGGGGCGTCATTAGTTCATTTTTATCTGTTGAAACTTCACCTCTCAAGTGCCGCGTGCTGTTGATGCGTGACGCGTTCGTGCATGCTAGCTACCGCTGCAACCCTGCAAAGCGaagcatgcacgcacgcacTGGTGGGCGTTCCATATCTGCAGCGTAATGTACGGTTGAGGGGTCGGCGTCACACTGCCACTGCCGCCTCAATTGATCAATCGATGAACCCGGGTCTTGCTTTGCAGGTGCAGCGTGCTCGCGTTTCGGTTGGTTTGTTGGCTTCAGTCTGTTGGGTAGTAACGTCGGTTTGTCGGTGCCAGCGACCATCGCCGGTGCTGTTGTTGTCTGCTAGCTCTTGCCTTCCCTCGGAACATAGGGAATAATGTGCGACAAATCAACGTCGAATCACACGCATattgaggaagaaaaagaattgcattATCTGCCGGTACCTGGCAGCACTCTGCACTCCAGCACCGGTTCCTTCGTACAGGAAGAAGGCCCCGTGAACATTGTTCTGGACGCACCAACTCACTGCGTGCCCACTCGACTCCGGTGGTGGTCGATCCGCAAGGGACCGGCTGGAATAAAGAAAGCGGCGTCGGTGCGGTGTTCAGGTGCAGTCGCCGGAGCGCTCGGCCCGGCGCCGTCGGGGCGCGTGCCGCGAGCCAAGCCAGAAGATGGAGGGGGGAGAAGCAGCAGCAAAATGGACAGCGCGTGGGCGAGCGAGATGAAGCACTTCTCCTACTGGGGAAATGTCAACAGGGTCAAGAAGCCAACGAGGCTGCCTACGGCGTGGACGCCGCGGCACACTGCACCATGTCGGAGAACGCACGCACTTCACCCCCATCGGCTAATTGATTACTAGCCGCTGATCCAATCAATGCAATTATACAGCCTCTTTGTTTATCTGTGCTTAGGAAAGCAGAGAGATTAACGGGGGGTGGTTAGCAAGGGCTCGTGTGGGGCGATGCGACGGTGACGACAGCGGCGGGGACGTCGTGGGCAACGCCGGCCTGACCACGTTGACCCTACTCTCATTTCGCCGCAGCCGGACAAGCAGAGGGTAGCTCTGCTGGAAGGCAGTGCGGTGTTTAGCCGGACGGGGTAATTTGCATAGCCAACCGATGGCCAGTACATCAAATAAACACGTAGTTCTACTGTTCTAGCCGCAGAGCCATTTATTTATGTTCGAATTACTGACATCCACTTTCCAAAACGATTCCCCTGTTATAGCATCTTTAACCGTATAGATAGCTACTatctataaaatatatttatctcGCCAATAGATAATATAATAAACAACCTCTCTAAAGTATCTCCAATAGTATAGATAGATATTATCTATAGGAGTTATACATACCACTAGTAGATTACATTGTAAAAAAATCTTCCCAATAGCTTAATTATAGCACACTGTCTACAAAATTAATGTAGACTCACGTGCCATAGATtacaatattattatatttaataaGTAGATTATCTACTAATTAGTAGTTAGTATTTCTCTGTCTTTATTCATTCTCTTTTCCACATAAgaatttttttagtaaattttacaaaactacatatactttgataaaattatcgcaaaactacagatttaagtaatagtttcataaaactacatgtTTAGTGCCAATTTTATTAaaaactacagatactttggtaaaattattgcaaaactacagatttagtgccgattttatcgcaaaactacgtGTTCTAGAGGATTTGTTCCTAGTCCTACTACCATAACCATCGGGGCCTGCTTGCAGTCTCAAAGTAACTGTCAGCTCATGAAACAGACCGGTAGAGAGTTCATGTGACTGCAAGTGAGGCTCATTCGTCAGGTAACAGGTCTGTaatagaatctatagttttatgataaaatcaacgttaaatttatagttttgtaaaactgttgcttaaatttataattttacgatttgcgataattttaccaaaatatatatagtttcaTGAGCTTTTGGATGGTCTGTTTCATGAGAAAACAGCTGTTGTGAGACTACAAGTAGGGTCCGGTCGTCATGGTAACAGGATTAAGAACATATCCTctagaatatgtagttttgcaataaaatcggtgctaaatttgtagttttatgaaattattgcttgaatatgtagttttgcgataaaattggTACTAAATCTATACTTTCATGAAACTATTatttaaatctgtagttttgcgataattttgtcaaagtatTTATAGCTTTGCgaaatttacttttttttttggcatggcATCTCTTATAGTTTGAGCATGGAAGGTTGGAGAGACCTGATAGTTTAAATGTAGCACTATctataaatcaatataaatTGATATGTAATAGACTACAAAATAAATGGATTAAACTAGTTAGTAGTCTAACTTTTATGTCTTACCATTACTCTTCTTTTcacatagataattttttttatgtgagCAGACTTATAACTAGATGGCATATATTATTATAGGAGTCTGTACTAGATAGCCAAGCTAGAACGGGGAGATTGTCGCTTGCACCAGCCACCAGTGCTTCACTATCGTATCACTCTCCTCCCAAGGGAGACTTTGTTCCGGCGCTGCACGTGCACGTGCATGGTGGTAGCAAAGATAGCGCCCGGCATCATCATCCCTTGTGGCCCTAACCGTGCAACCTAGAGGCGCAACACGTAACATGGGCTTGCAGCTCTCGGTTTGATCTCCTGCTCTCCATGCGCGCGCACCGGCACAGCGACGCACGGCACGGCCAAATGTATAGAAAGAAAACCCAGCTAGTGGCCGGGCTCCTGTGCTCTGCTCTgttctgctctgctctgctttgctttgctttcaGTGCCTCGCAGCAACAAAACAAGCCACCAGGAGACAGGCGAGCCCGCGCTGCGAAGAAGGCGTCGCTGATCCCGATGCCTCCTGCACGTAGCCAATCTCTTGTCACGATCGTTTGACCGGGGCGGGTAGGCAGCCACTTCGGCCAGGGAAACCCGGCGGGACTGGCTCCCGTGCCGGGGAGGGACTCTGACCGCGGCTCGGAGTTCCCGGAGAGGGCCTAGCCCTAGCGGCtagtgtggtggtggtggtgccatTTCCGGCTTTGTTTTTGCGGCCCCTCCACCTCGGTTGGACGCGCGAGCGGCCGGAATGGAAATATCTATGCCCGCGCGCGCACGAACGGCCTTGGGCGTTGGGACTCTGCTCGTGCGCGCGCATGATGGACGCGTCCTCCGTTCGGCGGTTTGTCTGGCAGGTGTTTCTCCGAGGAGTACCTCCACACAGGACTTCACTTTAGGTGTACATTGGTGACTGGTGAGAgccaaattgatttttttttgccaccGTTAAGAAGTGTTTTACTTATTTGCTACTCTGATCCATGATTATTGACTTGGATAATTTCATATTTCATTGACATGAATAACATTATAATAAAATGATCCATTTTTAGTagcaaatcatcaatttattctATTGGTTAGAGACGGAAGGGGCAATCCAGAATGAGGTAGAAAATGGCGGTCAATTTACCGCCGCGATGGGTTGGTGGGAAGGTAAAGGACTCATCATCGATTAGGTAGGTAGCTTAGCGTGGCCTATCGCTGACCGTCACTATGCTCTGGAGGCAAACAAAAGAAAACGGGCACATCGTTTCATGAAGTCCTTTCTGGAGCCAAACTCATGTTGGAATTTAGAAACCGAGTGGAACACGAACAAATAGAAAATACAGAAACCATCCTTCCTTATTACGATCATTATTCCATTCGAAGGTTTTCACACCAAACTGTAAGTTTACAGGTTTGAACACGGACTATCCTGTACTTTTTGTACGTTTTGAAGCTTATTTTTTTTCGCAGTTCTGTTGACTTGTGGCAGCTTTTGTGAACGTAGTACATTGTGAGGGCTGTAAATGCTATCTTTGGATGGTAATCTAATATGCATAGCTAAATACAGGAATGAACGCTATGTGAATACCTAAGTCTAGGGAACAAATTTTACCACCTAAATGTTGACACGAAGGGCCGTCAAGAAAGCTAGTGTGTAAGGAGAAGTGGACTTGCCGAATGGTGTACACCACCGTGGAAGCTTCTCAAGAACCTTTGCAACCTTCGGTGTAACTCTATTCACATCTGTTCTTAGTTTTACTAAGAAAGGAAGATCTGCATCTTTAGCTCCTGTTGCAGATGCATGGGTAGCGTTACTTGACCAGAAAAGAGTTAGCTGGAATTTTGTTGGCGAATTTTTGCCCCCTGCAAACTGGATAGTATGCCATCCATCCACCTCACTCTTATCACCGGGTAGGACCAATTTCTCCGAATCCACTGAACACAACAAATGAAAAGGTCAAATAATGTGAGATGGTCATCATCTACGGTCATACTTTCAAGCATGTATTGCTCTTTGTCAGAACTAGCTCACACGCTGAAGAAATGAACTCACTAGTTATGAACTTGCATAATTTTCAAGCTAAACATACTTCAAAATTATTTATATCTATTTAATGGTTCAACTCACCTTGAATTGTGAAGTCGTTGATTTCCTGTTTATTGATTCCGAGCGACCAACGTGTAGATGACTTGGTATCAACTGCTATTACTGTCTGTCGAGCACCATAAGTAACTGAATCACTTTCCACAAGAAGCACCGGAACTTCGGACTTGCTCCATCCAGTACTGCTGTCTTGGTAACTCCAACAACCATACTTCATTGTAAATGTTACAAAATCAATAGTCATATTCCTTCCGCAAGAGAACTCTTCATCTCCAAGGTCCACTAATTCCTTTGTTAACTTTCCAGGTGTATtggaaaataaagaaatatacGATAATGATTCTCTATTTCCATCATTTATTCCGGTAGTATCCACCACATGTACAACCTGAGCAGAGGCAAATCAAGTTATTATCATCAGTTAAGTATTATAATAATCTCATCTTGACTAAATATTTTGGCAAATCCAGGCACGGAGGATTCGAAAAGACAAACATTATGTATTCAGGAATACAAATATCCGACAAAAGGTAATGTCATCGAGATTATTCCAATAAATGGATCATTGGAACCACACATTACTTCCAACTCGTCCATCGAAAAGAGTCATCATGTGAATTAATGATGATACAAAAAAACTTGCAGTATTTTATgattgatttaaaaaaaaaacatcctcGGTTTATACAGATAAAAATGACAAGCTATTCGAATCGCATGAATTTGTACTCAATTGCTCATTGCATTGAATCACACGATAACCAATTTTGAGATGGAGTGAGGGTATGGTGCCAAGGGAAGCTGGAGAACCCATTTGCGAAAAGTGCAAGTAGCACTGTTccaaaaataccaaaaaaaaatattgatgagGACTCCTTTTGGCTTTTGGTACCAGGGACAAATTTGATATTGAAATTTTGCAAGTTTGCGTAATGGGTCCTACATCCACAAATTGTTTTGGTAATTTTGAAACATTGCATAACATGCACTTTTCACAAATGGGGATGCAGACTCCCCTGGTCATAAACTAATTTCGAGATAAACCCAACGAGAAGCAATGCAGCATAATGGTAGCATAAAAAAGTGATTACATTTACAGATCGAGCAACGTCCTCAGTAAATGCTGGCACAATGCCACTTGACACCAGTGCAAGTGAAAGACCAAATACTGTGCATAACAGCAAACCAAGAGTCCTTTTATCACCTAAAGAAAGCATAATACAGTATATCAGCTTTTGAGAATGTAACTGAAAAGGTAGATGCATATAAAGCTAAGAAATGTGGAGAAGTGTAAGAATTTCAAGCATCATCAGATGTCTCAGAGTACAGCGGATGTCGGACAGAAAAAGTAGGAACCTTCGTCTGACAAGTGAAGAATACCGGGAAATGCACCACTATATGGTTGTTTCACAGACATCAGTAACATATATGCACTACACTCTTATATCAATAGGTGCATGCTCGAGAACACAAGTTTCTGCTGGTAGTTCAAATGCTCATACATTACTAAATTAAGCGAAGAACAAAACTACAAATGTCATACAAGGCTAGCAGATAAACCACACCTCTTTCATTCTATATGTCAGAAGAAAGGCAGAAATGAAATGAAACAAGATTACAAATATCAATATTGGTATTACTTCAACAGGGAAGCAAATGTGACTATATATTTAGCATGTCATGGTTTACCTGAGATATGAACGTATGAAAGAAGATACACAAATGTGAAACAAACGACGACAGCAATGGCAACAGAGACTATTACATTTCCAAGCCAGTCTGGTAATCCGCCAGGGTTCCTGCATATTAATGCAGAGTGAGG
This genomic window from Phragmites australis chromosome 7, lpPhrAust1.1, whole genome shotgun sequence contains:
- the LOC133924596 gene encoding auxin response factor 8-like — protein: MLTFTELAPTPATGGGEGCVDAQLWLACAGSMCTVPPVGAVVYYFPQGHAEQANAAVDLSAARVPAFVPCRVVAVRFMADPQSDEVFAKIRLVPLRPGEAPVDVGEAASEGMRGGAGDEQPKPASFSKTLTQSDANNGGGFSVPRFCAETIFPELDYRAEPPVQYVYAKDVHGVEWKFRHIYRGTPRRHLLTTGWSNFVNQKKLLAGDSIVFLRGEGGKVHVGLRRAKRGFCVGGGDEGSSSLSGWDHYRGMVRGNASPSGGGAHSNGKVPAEDVVSAASLAAAGQPFEVVHYPRASSPEFCVRAAVVTAAMHVQWCPGIRFKMAFETEDSSRISWFMGTIAGVQAADPVRWPQSPWRLLQVTWDEPELLQNVKRVCPWLVEMVSGMPNLHLPSFSPPRKKPRIPLYTELPFEGQLFDPAFPPNPPPLAPHPYPHHDQNHGFVPFFPFPDSRAAAGIQGARHALFAPSFSDLHINNLQQSLLFSGIRLPDHHAPRPPRISTGLTIGSPPAFQDAPCSLSTGAKKPDGVKAPGLVLFGRAILTEEQIKANASGGPTSTGTTGNGSSKSDCDAEKLPSTSEGSGSGVIQGSPTKNNLSSWRLQWFGDNGSQSSSEFGLEPGQSKVFVESDAVGRNLDLSALGSFEELYTRLSDMFCIDNAELRSHVLYRTAVGEVKHVGDEPFSAFVKSARRITILTDAGSDNIGS